In the Phaseolus vulgaris cultivar G19833 chromosome 7, P. vulgaris v2.0, whole genome shotgun sequence genome, one interval contains:
- the LOC137827800 gene encoding phototropic-responsive NPH3 family protein NPY2, whose product MKFMKLGSKPDTFQTDGNNARYVASELASDIVVSVGDIKFYLHKFPLLSKSSHLQTLISLNNEENLDEVQISDIPGGASTFEICAKFCYGMTVTLNAYNVIATRCAAEYLGMHETIEKGNLVYKIDVFLSSSIFRSWKDSIILLQTSKSMLPLVEDLKVVSHCVDSIANKACVDVSKVDWSYTYNRKKLPEENGIESNQNGLRTRLVPKDWWVEDLCELEVDLYKSVITNIKSKAVQSNEVIGEALKAYAYRRLPNFSKGMIQCGDVSKHRVVVETIVRLLPTEKGSVPCRFLLKLLKAAIFVESGDRTKEELVKRIGQQLEEASVTDILIQAPDGDATLYDVSIVQNIVTEFFMKDYNVEIESAAGGELDGIRKPGILSDASKLMVAKLIDGYLAEIAKDPNLPLSDFVNLAELVSSISRPAHDGLYRAIDTYLKEHPGISKGEKKRICKLMDCRKLSVDACLHAVQNERLPLRVVVQVLYFEQLRTAASSGTSTPDIPRGIKDLNNESNGSSRSGTTNPEDELDAVATAEELKALRKELASLRLSNGVGNNDKDGDIKPSMDKAVIGKMKGLLKSKRSFIKLWASKGGQGENSGSDSSESISSANPEEAKSTPSRNRRHSVS is encoded by the exons ATGAAGTTCATGAAGCTTGGATCCAAGCCTGATACCTTTCAGACTGATGGGAACAATGCAAG GTATGTGGCAAGTGAGTTGGCGTCAGATATTGTTGTTAGTGTAGGAGACATCAAGTTTTATTTACATAAG TTTCCTCTCCTGTCAAAGAGTTCTCACTTACAGACATTAATCTCCCTCAACAATGAAGAAAATTTAGATGAAGTTCAGATTTCTGATATTCCTGGTGGTGCAAGTACCTTTGAAATATGTGCTAAGTTTTGCTATGGCATGACTGTTACCCTCAATGCTTACAATGTAATAGCAACTCGGTGTGCAGCAGAGTATCTTGGAATGCATGAGACCATTGAGAAAGGGAACCTCGTTTACAAGATTGATGTTTTCCTTAGCTCTAGCATTTTCCGTAGTTGGAAGGATTCAATCATCCTTCTTCAGACTTCAAAGTCTATGTTACCCTTGGTTGAGGACCTAAAGGTTGTCAGTCATTGCGTTGATTCAATTGCAAATAAGGCATGTGTTGATGTATCCAAAGTTGACTGGTCCTACACCTATAATCGGAAGAAGCTTCCTGAGGAAAATGGGATTGAGTCAAACCAGAATGGACTCAGAACTCGACTGGTGCCAAAAGACTGGTGGGTAGAAGATTTATGCGAGCTTGAAGTTGATTTGTACAAGTCTGTGATTACAAATATTAAATCCAAGGCAGTTCAATCCAATGAAGTGATTGGCGAAGCTTTGAAAGCATATGCTTACAGAAGATTGCCAAATTTCAGCAAGGGTATGATCCAGTGTGGGGATGTATCAAAGCATCGTGTAGTAGTTGAAACTATTGTGCGGCTGTTGCCTACTGAGAAGGGCAGTGTTCCTTGTAGGTTCTTACTCAAGTTATTGAAAGCTGCCATTTTTGTAGAATCAGGAGATAGAACTAAAGAAGAGCTAGTAAAGAGAATTGGGCAGCAGCTGGAGGAGGCTTCTGTAACTGATATTTTGATTCAAGCACCAGATGGAGATGCTACTTTGTATGATGTTAGTATAGTACAAAACATTGTTACagaattttttatgaaagatTATAATGTTGAGATTGAATCAGCTGCGGGTGGTGAACTTGATGGAATAAGAAAACCGGGGATTTTATCAGATGCTTCCAAGCTGATGGTTGCAAAACTCATAGATGGATACCTTGCTGAAATTGCGAAAGATCCCAACTTACCTTTGTCTGATTTTGTTAATCTTGCTGAGTTAGTGTCTAGCATCTCTCGTCCAGCTCATGATGGCCTTTACAGGGCTATTGACACATATCTGAAG GAGCACCCTGGGATCAGCAAAGGCGAAAAGAAGAGGATATGCAAGCTGATGGATTGTAGAAAGCTATCAGTTGACGCATGCTTGCATGCAGTGCAAAACGAGAGACTACCATTGCGTGTAGTTGTGCAGGTACTATATTTTGAGCAGTTAAGGACTGCTGCATCATCCGGCACTAGCACTCCTGACATACCTAGAGGAATCAAAGACTTGAACAATGAATCCAATGGAAGCTCAAGGTCAGGGACAACTAACCCAGAAGATGAGTTGGATGCTGTGGCCACAGCTGAGGAACTGAAGGCATTAAGAAAGGAACTTGCATCATTGAGGCTGAGCAATGGAGTTGGAAACAATGACAAAGATGGAGATATAAAACCCAGCATGGACAAAGCTGTCATTGGCAAGATGAAAGGGTTGCTGAAGTCAAAAAGGTCTTTCATAAAGCTTTGGGCCAGCAAAGGGGGTCAAGGGGAAAATAGTGGCTCAGACTCATCAGAGAGTATTAGTTCTGCTAACCCAGAAGAAGCCAAGTCTACTCCTTCCAGAAATAGGAGACATTCAGTTTCCTGA
- the LOC137827801 gene encoding LOB domain-containing protein 38-like isoform X1, translating into MSCNGCRVLRKGCSENCMLRHCLQWIENPQAQAHATLFVAKFFGRAALMSFLSSVPANQRSEVGRKSCDLWCVYVALTALFQSLLYEAVGRTINPVNGAVGLLWTGNWQLCQMGVEKVLRGGAELTPLPHFLSSADEHHVTERVMVGGGILCHQAKKQRVGTTSQESETSYLGRKPQDCAPQSQRNLLTLFL; encoded by the exons atgagcTGCAATGGTTGTCGTGTTCTCAGAAAGGGTTGCAGTGAGAACTGCATGCTACGACATTGCCTACAATGGATAGAGAACCCACAAGCCCAAGCTCACGCCACCCTCTTTGTGGCCAAGTTCTTTGGCCGTGCTGCGCTCATGTCTTTCCTTTCCTCCGTACCTGCCAACCAAAGATCCG AAGTTGGGAGAAAAAGTTGTGACCTGTGGTGTGTGTATGTGGCACTGACAGCTTTGTTTCAGTCACTGCTTTATGAAGCAGTGGGGCGTACTATAAATCCAGTGAATGGAGCAGTGGGGCTGTTGTGGACTGGGAACTGGCAGCTGTGCCAAATGGGTGTGGAGAAAGTGCTCCGAGGTGGTGCTGAGTTGACCCCACTCCCTCACTTCTTGAGTAGTGCAGATGAACACCATGTAACTGAGAGAGTGATGGTTGGAGGTGGAATATTGTGTCACCAGGCAAAGAAGCAACGTGTGGGGACAACCTCTCAGGAATCAGAGACCTCCTATTTGGGACGTAAACCACAGGATTGTGCTCCTCAAAGTCAAAGAAACCTCCTTACACTATTCTTATGA
- the LOC137827801 gene encoding LOB domain-containing protein 38-like isoform X2, whose protein sequence is MSCNGCRVLRKGCSENCMLRHCLQWIENPQAQAHATLFVAKFFGRAALMSFLSSVPANQRSALFQSLLYEAVGRTINPVNGAVGLLWTGNWQLCQMGVEKVLRGGAELTPLPHFLSSADEHHVTERVMVGGGILCHQAKKQRVGTTSQESETSYLGRKPQDCAPQSQRNLLTLFL, encoded by the exons atgagcTGCAATGGTTGTCGTGTTCTCAGAAAGGGTTGCAGTGAGAACTGCATGCTACGACATTGCCTACAATGGATAGAGAACCCACAAGCCCAAGCTCACGCCACCCTCTTTGTGGCCAAGTTCTTTGGCCGTGCTGCGCTCATGTCTTTCCTTTCCTCCGTACCTGCCAACCAAAGATCCG CTTTGTTTCAGTCACTGCTTTATGAAGCAGTGGGGCGTACTATAAATCCAGTGAATGGAGCAGTGGGGCTGTTGTGGACTGGGAACTGGCAGCTGTGCCAAATGGGTGTGGAGAAAGTGCTCCGAGGTGGTGCTGAGTTGACCCCACTCCCTCACTTCTTGAGTAGTGCAGATGAACACCATGTAACTGAGAGAGTGATGGTTGGAGGTGGAATATTGTGTCACCAGGCAAAGAAGCAACGTGTGGGGACAACCTCTCAGGAATCAGAGACCTCCTATTTGGGACGTAAACCACAGGATTGTGCTCCTCAAAGTCAAAGAAACCTCCTTACACTATTCTTATGA
- the LOC137828488 gene encoding mitotic checkpoint protein BUB3.1 isoform X1, with translation MASAVPAATGRELSNPPSDGITNLRFSNHSDNLLVSSWDKSVRLYDASANVLRGEFMHAGPVLDCCFHDDSSGFSASADNTVRRLFFSSNKEDILGRHDAPVRCVEYSYAAGQLITGSWDKTLKCWDPRGASGQERTLVGTYPQPERVYSLSLVGHRLVVATAGRHVNIYDLRNMSQPEQKRESSLKYQTRCVRCYPNGTGYALSSVEGRVAMEFFDLSEASQAKKYAFKCHRKSEAGRDIVYPVNAIAFHPIYGTFATGGCDGYVNVWDGNNKKRLYQYSKYPTSVAALSFSRDGRLLAVASSYTFEEGPKSNNEPDAIFVRSVNEIEVKPKPKVYPNPPA, from the exons ATGGCATCTGCGGTTCCCGCCGCGACGGGGCGAGAGTTGTCGAATCCTCCATCGGACGGCATAACCAATCTCCGATTCTCAAACCACAGCGATAATCTCTTGGTCTCCTCATGGGACAAG AGTGTGCGCCTGTATGATGCCAGCGCCAATGTCTTGAGAGGAGAGTTCATGCACGCTGGTCCCGTTCTCGATTGCTGCTTCCACGACGATTCCTCCGGTTTCAGTGCCTCCGCCGACAACACTGTTAGACG GCTTTTCTTCAGCTCCAATAAAGAGGATATTTTGGGGAGGCACGATGCACCTGTTCGTTGTGTTGAGTATTCGTATGCTGCAG GCCAATTGATCACAGGTAGTTGGGACAAAACCCTGAAATGCTGGGACCCTAGAGGCGCCAGTGGGCAGGAGCGCACACTAGTTGGGACATATCCGCAACCTGAGCGTGTGTACTCTCTCTCACTGGTTGGACATCGCCTGGTTGTAGCAACAGCTGGAAGACATGTTAATATCTATGATTTGAGAAACATGTCTCAACCTGAGCAAAAGAGAgaatcttcattaaaatatcaAACCAGATGTGTTCGCTGTTACCCTAATGGAACAG GATATGCACTTAGTTCTGTTGAGGGCCGGGTTGCAATGGAATTCTTTGACCTCTCAGAAGCTAGCCAAGCAAAAAA ATATGCTTTCAAGTGTCACAGAAAATCGGAAGCTGGAAGGGACATAGTCTATCCTGTAAATGCAATTGCATTCCACCCCAT ATATGGCACATTTGCCACGGGAGGTTGTGATGGGTATGTTAACGTATGGGACGGAAACAATAAGAAGAGGCTATACCAG TACTCAAAATATCCAACTAGCGTTGCCGCACTCTCGTTTAGCAGAGATGGACGCTTGTTGGCTGTTGCCTCAAGTTACACATTCGAAGAAGGACCTAAAAG CAACAACGAACCAGATGCTATTTTCGTTCGTAGTGTAAACGAGATTGAGGTGAAGCCAAAGCCCAAAGTCTATCCCAATCCTCCAGCGTGA
- the LOC137828174 gene encoding QWRF motif-containing protein 2 isoform X2, giving the protein MVAAISEDPLTSSEKDNNNNNGTIPRRPKGRQVSSRYMSHSPSPSPSSTTTTTTTTTSTSTSTTSSSSRRFPSPLLSHSTNSSTPLVPKRSQSVDRRRPRPATPLPEAAKLLVTSTRSLSVSFQGEAFSLPISKTKATAATPPPRKAATPERRRATPVKGENSRPADQHRWPARTRQADHLSKSVDISDKKKVVGNGFGKVVRALQKSMVVEGEKRRASLDGLGGLSLDLGKAELLKGNSNANNNSITNANNHNNNDGGGGNLVSKSSMSCDLTASDTDSVSSGSTSGAHDSSGSVKGPKEPRGIVVSARFWQETNSRLRRLQDPGSPLSTSPASRIGVPNKNAQLKRYNSDGPMLSPRTVASPVRGSVNARPASPSKLWAGSSPSRGMPSPGRVRSTVASSINSGSGNSPSILSFSADVRRGKIGEDRIFDAHTLRLLYNRYVQWRFVNARADATFMVQKLNAERHLWNAWVTISELRHSVILKRIKLVLLRQKLKLTSILKGQISYLEEWALLDRDHSSSLLGATEALKASTLRLPVVEKAIADVPNLKDALGSAVDVMQAMASSIYSLSSKVEETNCLVAEILKVTSKERFLLEHCKEFLSSLAAMQVKDCSLRTHTLQLSRAPTSSCLTTRV; this is encoded by the exons ATGGTGGCTGCCATTTCGGAAGACCCATTGACCTCTTCTGAGaaagacaacaacaacaacaatggCACAATACCCAGAAGACCAAAGGGTAGGCAAGTTTCTTCAAGGTACATGTCGCACTCTCCTTCACCCTCGCCTTCTTCAACCACAACCACAACAACAACGACAACTTCAACCTCAACATCAACCACAAGTTCTTCTTCTCGTCGATTCCCTTCCCCTCTCCTCTCTCATTCCACCAATTCCTCCACCCCTTTGGTCCCAAAGCGTTCCCAATCGGTGGACCGCCGCCGCCCGCGTCCCGCAACTCCGCTTCCCGAGGCGGCGAAGCTTCTGGTGACTTCCACTCGGAGCCTGTCGGTTTCCTTTCAAGGAGAGGCCTTTTCGCTGCCCATTAGCAAGACCAAAGCCACCGCCGCCACCCCTCCGCCGCGGAAGGCCGCCACGCCGGAACGACGGAGGGCCACGCCAGTGAAGGGGGAGAATTCAAGGCCGGCGGATCAGCATCGGTGGCCGGCGAGGACCAGGCAAGCGGATCATCTTTCCAAGAGTGTGGATATCAGTGATAAGAAGAAGGTTGTTGGGAATGGGTTTGGGAAAGTGGTGAGGGCTTTGCAGAAGTCAATGGTGGTGGAAGGTGAAAAGAGAAGAGCTTCTTTGGATGGGCTAGGAGGGTTGAGTTTGGATTTGGGGAAAGCTGAGTTGTTGAAGGGTAATAGTAATGCTAATAATAATTCTATTACTAATgctaataatcataataataatgatggtgGTGGTGGGAATTTGGTGAGTAAGTCTTCAATGTCTTGTGATCTCACTGCTTCTGATACTGATAGTGTTTCTTCTGGAAGCACTTCCGGAGCACATGATTCTTCTGGGTCTGTCAAGGGCCCTAAGGAGCCTCGTGGCATTGTTGTGTCTGCCAGGTTTTGGCAGGAAACTAATAGTCGGCTTCGCCGCCTGCAGGACCCTGGTTCGCCCCTGTCCACCAGCCCTGCTTCTAGGATTGGGGTGCCAAACAAAAATGCTCAGTTGAAAAGGTATAACAGTGATGGTCCTATGTTGTCGCCACGAACTGTGGCTTCTCCTGTCAGGGGGAGTGTGAATGCTCGGCCTGCTTCGCCGAGTAAGCTTTGGGCAGGATCCTCTCCGTCAAGAGGGATGCCTAGTCCTGGTAGGGTGAGAAGCACAGTTGCCAGCTCCATCAATAGTGGTTCGGGTAACTCACCATCCATTCTTAGCTTCTCCGCTGATGTGCGGAGAGGGAAGATTGGGGAAGATCGGATATTTGATGCACATACGTTAAGGCTTCTGTATAACCGGTATGTGCAGTGGCGGTTCGTGAATGCAAGGGCGGATGCTACATTTATGGTGCAGAAACTAAATGCTGAG AGACATTTGTGGAATGCATGGGTAACAATTTCAGAACTCCGGCATTCAGTCATACTTAAAAGAATCAAGCTTGTATTACTGAGGCAAAAGTTGAAGTTAACTTCCATCCTTAAAGGACAG ATCTCTTATTTGGAGGAATGGGCCCTTCTAGATAGAGATCACTCCAGTTCTTTGCTTGGAGCAACTGAAGCTTTGAAGGCCAGTACACTCCGTCTTCCAGTTGTTGAGAAAGCAATT GCTGATGTACCAAATCTAAAGGATGCTTTGGGGTCAGCAGTTGATGTGATGCAGGCAATGGCATCCTCAATATACTCTCTTTCTTCAAAG GTGGAAGAAACTAATTGCTTGGTGGCGGAAATCCTAAAGGTGACCTCAAAAGAAAGGTTTTTGCTTGAACATTGCAAGGAGTTTTTGTCCTCGTTAGCAGCCATGCAG GTCAAGGATTGTAGCTTAAGAACACATACCTTACAACTTTCTCGTGCGCCAACTTCCAGCTGCCTGACAACACGTGTGTAG
- the LOC137828174 gene encoding QWRF motif-containing protein 2 isoform X1 yields the protein MVAAISEDPLTSSEKDNNNNNGTIPRRPKGRQVSSRYMSHSPSPSPSSTTTTTTTTTSTSTSTTSSSSRRFPSPLLSHSTNSSTPLVPKRSQSVDRRRPRPATPLPEAAKLLVTSTRSLSVSFQGEAFSLPISKTKATAATPPPRKAATPERRRATPVKGENSRPADQHRWPARTRQADHLSKSVDISDKKKVVGNGFGKVVRALQKSMVVEGEKRRASLDGLGGLSLDLGKAELLKGNSNANNNSITNANNHNNNDGGGGNLVSKSSMSCDLTASDTDSVSSGSTSGAHDSSGSVKGPKEPRGIVVSARFWQETNSRLRRLQDPGSPLSTSPASRIGVPNKNAQLKRYNSDGPMLSPRTVASPVRGSVNARPASPSKLWAGSSPSRGMPSPGRVRSTVASSINSGSGNSPSILSFSADVRRGKIGEDRIFDAHTLRLLYNRYVQWRFVNARADATFMVQKLNAERHLWNAWVTISELRHSVILKRIKLVLLRQKLKLTSILKGQISYLEEWALLDRDHSSSLLGATEALKASTLRLPVVEKAIADVPNLKDALGSAVDVMQAMASSIYSLSSKQVEETNCLVAEILKVTSKERFLLEHCKEFLSSLAAMQVKDCSLRTHTLQLSRAPTSSCLTTRV from the exons ATGGTGGCTGCCATTTCGGAAGACCCATTGACCTCTTCTGAGaaagacaacaacaacaacaatggCACAATACCCAGAAGACCAAAGGGTAGGCAAGTTTCTTCAAGGTACATGTCGCACTCTCCTTCACCCTCGCCTTCTTCAACCACAACCACAACAACAACGACAACTTCAACCTCAACATCAACCACAAGTTCTTCTTCTCGTCGATTCCCTTCCCCTCTCCTCTCTCATTCCACCAATTCCTCCACCCCTTTGGTCCCAAAGCGTTCCCAATCGGTGGACCGCCGCCGCCCGCGTCCCGCAACTCCGCTTCCCGAGGCGGCGAAGCTTCTGGTGACTTCCACTCGGAGCCTGTCGGTTTCCTTTCAAGGAGAGGCCTTTTCGCTGCCCATTAGCAAGACCAAAGCCACCGCCGCCACCCCTCCGCCGCGGAAGGCCGCCACGCCGGAACGACGGAGGGCCACGCCAGTGAAGGGGGAGAATTCAAGGCCGGCGGATCAGCATCGGTGGCCGGCGAGGACCAGGCAAGCGGATCATCTTTCCAAGAGTGTGGATATCAGTGATAAGAAGAAGGTTGTTGGGAATGGGTTTGGGAAAGTGGTGAGGGCTTTGCAGAAGTCAATGGTGGTGGAAGGTGAAAAGAGAAGAGCTTCTTTGGATGGGCTAGGAGGGTTGAGTTTGGATTTGGGGAAAGCTGAGTTGTTGAAGGGTAATAGTAATGCTAATAATAATTCTATTACTAATgctaataatcataataataatgatggtgGTGGTGGGAATTTGGTGAGTAAGTCTTCAATGTCTTGTGATCTCACTGCTTCTGATACTGATAGTGTTTCTTCTGGAAGCACTTCCGGAGCACATGATTCTTCTGGGTCTGTCAAGGGCCCTAAGGAGCCTCGTGGCATTGTTGTGTCTGCCAGGTTTTGGCAGGAAACTAATAGTCGGCTTCGCCGCCTGCAGGACCCTGGTTCGCCCCTGTCCACCAGCCCTGCTTCTAGGATTGGGGTGCCAAACAAAAATGCTCAGTTGAAAAGGTATAACAGTGATGGTCCTATGTTGTCGCCACGAACTGTGGCTTCTCCTGTCAGGGGGAGTGTGAATGCTCGGCCTGCTTCGCCGAGTAAGCTTTGGGCAGGATCCTCTCCGTCAAGAGGGATGCCTAGTCCTGGTAGGGTGAGAAGCACAGTTGCCAGCTCCATCAATAGTGGTTCGGGTAACTCACCATCCATTCTTAGCTTCTCCGCTGATGTGCGGAGAGGGAAGATTGGGGAAGATCGGATATTTGATGCACATACGTTAAGGCTTCTGTATAACCGGTATGTGCAGTGGCGGTTCGTGAATGCAAGGGCGGATGCTACATTTATGGTGCAGAAACTAAATGCTGAG AGACATTTGTGGAATGCATGGGTAACAATTTCAGAACTCCGGCATTCAGTCATACTTAAAAGAATCAAGCTTGTATTACTGAGGCAAAAGTTGAAGTTAACTTCCATCCTTAAAGGACAG ATCTCTTATTTGGAGGAATGGGCCCTTCTAGATAGAGATCACTCCAGTTCTTTGCTTGGAGCAACTGAAGCTTTGAAGGCCAGTACACTCCGTCTTCCAGTTGTTGAGAAAGCAATT GCTGATGTACCAAATCTAAAGGATGCTTTGGGGTCAGCAGTTGATGTGATGCAGGCAATGGCATCCTCAATATACTCTCTTTCTTCAAAG CAGGTGGAAGAAACTAATTGCTTGGTGGCGGAAATCCTAAAGGTGACCTCAAAAGAAAGGTTTTTGCTTGAACATTGCAAGGAGTTTTTGTCCTCGTTAGCAGCCATGCAG GTCAAGGATTGTAGCTTAAGAACACATACCTTACAACTTTCTCGTGCGCCAACTTCCAGCTGCCTGACAACACGTGTGTAG
- the LOC137828488 gene encoding mitotic checkpoint protein BUB3.1 isoform X2 — protein sequence MASAVPAATGRELSNPPSDGITNLRFSNHSDNLLVSSWDKSVRLYDASANVLRGEFMHAGPVLDCCFHDDSSGFSASADNTVRRLFFSSNKEDILGRHDAPVRCVEYSYAAGQLITGSWDKTLKCWDPRGASGQERTLVGTYPQPERVYSLSLVGHRLVVATAGRHVNIYDLRNMSQPEQKRESSLKYQTRCVRCYPNGTGYALSSVEGRVAMEFFDLSEASQAKKYAFKCHRKSEAGRDIVYPVNAIAFHPIYGTFATGGCDGYVNVWDGNNKKRLYQYSKYPTSVAALSFSRDGRLLAVASSYTFEEGPKSNEPDAIFVRSVNEIEVKPKPKVYPNPPA from the exons ATGGCATCTGCGGTTCCCGCCGCGACGGGGCGAGAGTTGTCGAATCCTCCATCGGACGGCATAACCAATCTCCGATTCTCAAACCACAGCGATAATCTCTTGGTCTCCTCATGGGACAAG AGTGTGCGCCTGTATGATGCCAGCGCCAATGTCTTGAGAGGAGAGTTCATGCACGCTGGTCCCGTTCTCGATTGCTGCTTCCACGACGATTCCTCCGGTTTCAGTGCCTCCGCCGACAACACTGTTAGACG GCTTTTCTTCAGCTCCAATAAAGAGGATATTTTGGGGAGGCACGATGCACCTGTTCGTTGTGTTGAGTATTCGTATGCTGCAG GCCAATTGATCACAGGTAGTTGGGACAAAACCCTGAAATGCTGGGACCCTAGAGGCGCCAGTGGGCAGGAGCGCACACTAGTTGGGACATATCCGCAACCTGAGCGTGTGTACTCTCTCTCACTGGTTGGACATCGCCTGGTTGTAGCAACAGCTGGAAGACATGTTAATATCTATGATTTGAGAAACATGTCTCAACCTGAGCAAAAGAGAgaatcttcattaaaatatcaAACCAGATGTGTTCGCTGTTACCCTAATGGAACAG GATATGCACTTAGTTCTGTTGAGGGCCGGGTTGCAATGGAATTCTTTGACCTCTCAGAAGCTAGCCAAGCAAAAAA ATATGCTTTCAAGTGTCACAGAAAATCGGAAGCTGGAAGGGACATAGTCTATCCTGTAAATGCAATTGCATTCCACCCCAT ATATGGCACATTTGCCACGGGAGGTTGTGATGGGTATGTTAACGTATGGGACGGAAACAATAAGAAGAGGCTATACCAG TACTCAAAATATCCAACTAGCGTTGCCGCACTCTCGTTTAGCAGAGATGGACGCTTGTTGGCTGTTGCCTCAAGTTACACATTCGAAGAAGGACCTAAAAG CAACGAACCAGATGCTATTTTCGTTCGTAGTGTAAACGAGATTGAGGTGAAGCCAAAGCCCAAAGTCTATCCCAATCCTCCAGCGTGA
- the LOC137827799 gene encoding pentatricopeptide repeat-containing protein At5g43790 — translation MKMKSKTLMSNHPILQKLQKCHSLNTLKQVHALMVATGLSLQTYYLSHLLNTSSKFSSTYAITIFNSIPSPTVFLYNTLISSFTRHTHQIHLAFSLYNQILTHKTLHPNSFTFPSLFKACGFRPWLQHGPPLHAHVFKFLQPPYDHFVKNSLLNFYAKYGKLCVSRFLFSQISEPDLATWNTMLAAYAQSASHVSYSTSFQDADMSLEALYLFRDMQLSQRKPNEVTLVALISACSNLGALSQGAWAHGYVLRNNLELNRFVGTALVDMYSKCGCLNLACQLFDQLSERDTFCYTAMIGGFAVHGHGGQALELYRKMKLEGLVPGDATIVVTMFACSHGGLVEEGLEIFESMKGVHGIEPKLEHYGCLIDLLGRAGRLKEAKERLQAMPMKPNAILWRSLLGAAKLHGNIEMGEAALKHLIELEPETSGNYVLMSNMYASIGRWNDVKRVRMQMKDRGVDKLPGFSIVDINGAMHEFLTGDKAHPFSKEIYLKIGDINRRLQEYGHKPRTSEVLLDVEEEDKEDVLSYHSERLAIAFALIASPSSLPIRIIKNLRVCGDCHAITKLSWKG, via the exons ATGAAAATGAAATCCAAAACTCTCATGTCAAACCACCCAATTCTCCAGAAGTTGCAAAAATGTCACAGCCTCAACACCCTTAAGCAAGTCCATGCTCTAATGGTAGCAACTGGTCTTTCACTCCAGACATACTATCTAAGTCACCTTCTTAACACATCCTCCAAATTTTCCTCAACCTATGCAATTACCATCTTTAACTCTATCCCAAGCCCAACAGTTTTCCTCTACAATACACTCATTTCTTCATTCACTCGTCACACTCACCAAATTCATCTAGCCTTCTCACTTTATAACCAGATTCTCACCCACAAGACCCTTCACCCCAATAGCTTCACTTTTCCCTCCCTCTTCAAAGCTTGTGGCTTTCGTCCTTGGCTCCAACATGGTCCTCCCCTCCATGCCCATGTTTTCAAATTCCTTCAACCCCCTTATGACCATTTTGTAAAAAATTCATTGCTCAATTTCTATGCCAAATATGGAAAATTGTGTGTGTCTAGATTTTTGTTCAGTCAAATCAGTGAACCTGACCTGGCCACATGGAATACAATGTTGGCTGCCTACGCACAAAGTGCAAGTCATGTTAGTTACTCAACAAGTTTTCAAGATGCTGATATGTCCTTAGAGGCATTGTATTTGTTCAGGGACATGCAGTTGTCTCAGAGAAAGCCTAATGAAGTCACACTTGTGGCATTGATCAGTGCATGTTCTAATTTGGGTGCACTGAGTCAGGGTGCTTGGGCACATGGTTATGTGCTAAGGAACAATCTTGAACTGAATCGATTTGTGGGAACTGCGCTGGTGGATATGTATTCTAAATGTGGCTGTCTGAATCTAGCATGCCAATTGTTTGATCAGCTGTCTGAAAGGGACACGTTTTGCTACACTGCCATGATTGGGGGGTTTGCAGTTCATGGTCATGGGGGTCAGGCACTTGAACTGTATAGAAAGATGAAACTTGAGGGCCTAGTTCCTGGTGATGCAACTATTGTAGTTACTATGTTTGCCTGCTCTCATGGTGGATTGGTAGAGGAGGGCCTCGAAATTTTCGAGTCCATGAAGGGTGTTCACGGAATAGAGCCAAAACTTGAGCATTACGGATGCTTAATCGATCTTCTTGGTCGAGCTGGGAGATTAAAGGAGGCAAAGGAGAGGTTACAAGCTATGCCCATGAAACCGAATGCAATTTTGTGGAGGTCTTTACTTGGTGCAGCAAAACTTCATGGCAACATAGAGATGGGGGAAGCTGCTCTCAAACACTTAATAGAGCTAGAACCAGAAACAAGTGGAAACTATGTGCTTATGTCTAATATGTATGCTAGCATTGGTCGGTggaatgatgtgaagagagtgAGGATGCAGATGAAAGATCGTGGTGTTGACAAGTTGCCTGGATTTAGCATAGTGGATATTAATGGTGCCATGCATGAATTTCTCACCGGTGACAAAGCTCATCcattttcaaaagaaatatatttgaaGATCGGGGACATCAATAGAAGATTACAAGAATATGGTCACAAACCAAGAACATCAGAAGTTTTGCTTGAtgtagaagaagaagataaGGAAGATGTCCTTTCTTACCACAGTGAAAGGCTAGCTATAGCGTTTGCACTAATAGCATCTCCTTCAAGTTTGCCtataagaattataaaaaacttAAGAGTTTGTGGGGATTGCCATGCTATTACCAAG TTATCATGGAAGGGATGA